One Helianthus annuus cultivar XRQ/B chromosome 12, HanXRQr2.0-SUNRISE, whole genome shotgun sequence genomic region harbors:
- the LOC110894517 gene encoding structural maintenance of chromosomes protein 4 isoform X2, translating into MIFLNCKKISNDEKILEEITKSSKCILVKLQGIRLGQVSSNHNTLYWPNQRLRRWMRKLKVETEAFRSEVAKVCAELKLWVEKLIEHQGKLEVASTGKQLLYEKGVLDNAGFPTVVAAHFVPVDGQQ; encoded by the exons ATGATATTCCTAAACTGCAAAAAAATATCGAATGATGAAAAAATATTGGAGGAAATTACGAAGAGCTCCAAATGTATTCTTGTCAAGCTCCAGGGCATAAGGTTGGGCCAAGTAAGTTCAAACCACAATACACTGTATTGGCCAAACCAAAGATTAAGAAGGTGGATGAGAAAGTTGAAAG TTGAAACCGAGGCATTCCGTTCCGAGGTTGCCAAAGTTTGTGCTGAACTAAAGCTTTGGGTAGAAAAACTAATTGAGCACCAAGGAAAACTTGAAGTTGCATCTACCGGAAAACAACTTCTATATGAGAAG GGTGTTTTAGACAATGCGGGATTCCCGACTGTTGTGGCTGCTCATTTTGTTCCGGTGGACGGTCAACAATGA
- the LOC110894517 gene encoding structural maintenance of chromosomes protein 4 isoform X1, whose amino-acid sequence MIFLNCKKISNDEKILEEITKSSKCILVKLQGIRLGQVSSNHNTLYWPNQRLRRWMRKLKVETEAFRSEVAKVCAELKLWVEKLIEHQGKLEVASTGKQLLYEKEQLYEIQKRIVTNTSRIQDMKTGLKKNEFESSKAYKIKSEPRPEEDDDINLDET is encoded by the exons ATGATATTCCTAAACTGCAAAAAAATATCGAATGATGAAAAAATATTGGAGGAAATTACGAAGAGCTCCAAATGTATTCTTGTCAAGCTCCAGGGCATAAGGTTGGGCCAAGTAAGTTCAAACCACAATACACTGTATTGGCCAAACCAAAGATTAAGAAGGTGGATGAGAAAGTTGAAAG TTGAAACCGAGGCATTCCGTTCCGAGGTTGCCAAAGTTTGTGCTGAACTAAAGCTTTGGGTAGAAAAACTAATTGAGCACCAAGGAAAACTTGAAGTTGCATCTACCGGAAAACAACTTCTATATGAGAAG GAACAATTGTATGAGATACAAAAGAGAATTGTAACAAATACTTCTAGAATACAGGACATGAAAACCGGATTAAAGAAAAACGAGTTTGAATCATCAAAAGCTTACAAAATAAAATCTGAACCACGCCCCGAGGAAGACGATGATATTAACTTAGACGAAACGTGA
- the LOC110894517 gene encoding structural maintenance of chromosomes protein 4 isoform X3, with protein MRKLKVETEAFRSEVAKVCAELKLWVEKLIEHQGKLEVASTGKQLLYEKEQLYEIQKRIVTNTSRIQDMKTGLKKNEFESSKAYKIKSEPRPEEDDDINLDET; from the exons ATGAGAAAGTTGAAAG TTGAAACCGAGGCATTCCGTTCCGAGGTTGCCAAAGTTTGTGCTGAACTAAAGCTTTGGGTAGAAAAACTAATTGAGCACCAAGGAAAACTTGAAGTTGCATCTACCGGAAAACAACTTCTATATGAGAAG GAACAATTGTATGAGATACAAAAGAGAATTGTAACAAATACTTCTAGAATACAGGACATGAAAACCGGATTAAAGAAAAACGAGTTTGAATCATCAAAAGCTTACAAAATAAAATCTGAACCACGCCCCGAGGAAGACGATGATATTAACTTAGACGAAACGTGA